From the genome of Triticum aestivum cultivar Chinese Spring chromosome 3B, IWGSC CS RefSeq v2.1, whole genome shotgun sequence, one region includes:
- the LOC123068419 gene encoding uncharacterized protein isoform X2: protein MGVKKPQPAPEKPKPEPQVLVPPVFDFPPLAARTRMLVPAYELMFGKLARRSLFDDYLHSGGVDAQIVLKQLGDSHADLTATMSTNGGEAHFRWQRDLKDPNTFVDFLVSTSKPTMRLSSSIYYPKYRIGAFGTFPLNMANRACPEDYGVMGLRYGSENLSIGASFVPFPSPGEVPYGAWLVGRKGNLSAGVQYKPIGGSKHPMPFTDLMNWNCAIGYGVGSSSPLSPSFNFALELVRSSQLVASFYQHHISAKVLNYRGGDETLNYIDLGLELATRVDKDKPTDDAGNSSFQVAASWQLHTDLLVKGKLGPSKSSAALAFENDHSKGTRSYGLGIRVEDFREARYQTLNRECTVLKQHEIDVDGKKRTLEFDFGPGNYDNLPTELKPIDKVL from the exons ATGGGGGTCAAGAAGCCGCAGCCGGCGCCGGAGAAGCCAAAGCCGGAGCCGCAGGTGCTAGTGCCGCCGGTCTTCGACTTCCCTCCCTTGGCCGCCCGCACCAG GATGTTGGTGCCGGCATATGAGCTCATGTTCGGAAAGCTCGCGCGACGCAGCCTCTTTGATGACTACCTCCATTCTGGGGGCGTGGATGCGCAGATTGTGTTGAAGCAGCTGGGAGATTCTCATGCTGATCTCACTGCCACT ATGTCTACAAATGGGGGGGAAGCTCACTTTCGATGGCAGAG GGATTTGAAAGATCCCAATACGTTTGTGGACTTTCTTGTGTCGACTTCAAAGCC CACAATGCGGCTGTCTTCAAGCATTTACTATCCGAAGTATCGTATTGGCGCCTTTGGGACATTCCCTTTGAATATGGCAAACAG GGCATGCCCAGAAGATTATGGTGTCATGGGTTTAAGATATGGTTCAGAGAATCTATCAATTGGGGCCTCCTTCGTCCCATTTCCTT CGCCTGGTGAGGTACCCTATGGTGCATGGTTGGTTGGGAGAAAAGGGAATTTAAGTGCAGGCGTACAATACAAACCAATAG GTGGAAGCAAGCATCCTATGCCTTTTACTGACTTGATGAACTGGAATTGTGCAATCGGTTATGGTGTAGGCTCAAGTAGCCCACTCAGCCCTTCATTTAATTTTGCACTAGAGCTTGTTAGAAGTTCGCAG CTGGTTGCATCGTTCTATCAACACCATATTTCTGCAAAG GTACTAAATTATCGGGGTGGAGATGAAACTTTGAACTACATTGATCTTGGACTTGAGCTAGCCACAAG GGTGGATAAAGACAAACCAACAGATGATGCTGGCAATTCATCGTTTCAGGTAGCTGCAAGTTGGCAGCTTCATACAGATTTACTTGTAAAG GGGAAATTAGGCCCTTCGAAATCTTCTGCAGCATTGGCGT TTGAAAATGATCATTCGAAAGGTACAAGATCGTATGGGTTGGGAATTCGTGTTGAGGATTTCAGAGAAGCCAG ATACCAAACACTTAATCGAGAGTGTACGGTCTTGAAACAACATGAGATAGACGTTGATGGGAAGAAGCGCACCCTCGAGTTTGACTTTGGTCCAGGCAACTATGACAATTTACCAACGGAGTTGAAACCTATTGACAAAGTATTGTAA
- the LOC123068419 gene encoding uncharacterized protein isoform X1: MGVKKPQPAPEKPKPEPQVLVPPVFDFPPLAARTRMLVPAYELMFGKLARRSLFDDYLHSGGVDAQIVLKQLGDSHADLTATMSTNGGEAHFRWQRDLKDPNTFVDFLVSTSKPTMRLSSSIYYPKYRIGAFGTFPLNMANRACPEDYGVMGLRYGSENLSIGASFVPFPSPGEVPYGAWLVGRKGNLSAGVQYKPIGGSKHPMPFTDLMNWNCAIGYGVGSSSPLSPSFNFALELVRSSQLVASFYQHHISAKVLNYRGGDETLNYIDLGLELATRVDKDKPTDDAGNSSFQVAASWQLHTDLLVKGKLGPSKSSAALACKFPPFFTCSITVENDHSKGTRSYGLGIRVEDFREARYQTLNRECTVLKQHEIDVDGKKRTLEFDFGPGNYDNLPTELKPIDKVL; this comes from the exons ATGGGGGTCAAGAAGCCGCAGCCGGCGCCGGAGAAGCCAAAGCCGGAGCCGCAGGTGCTAGTGCCGCCGGTCTTCGACTTCCCTCCCTTGGCCGCCCGCACCAG GATGTTGGTGCCGGCATATGAGCTCATGTTCGGAAAGCTCGCGCGACGCAGCCTCTTTGATGACTACCTCCATTCTGGGGGCGTGGATGCGCAGATTGTGTTGAAGCAGCTGGGAGATTCTCATGCTGATCTCACTGCCACT ATGTCTACAAATGGGGGGGAAGCTCACTTTCGATGGCAGAG GGATTTGAAAGATCCCAATACGTTTGTGGACTTTCTTGTGTCGACTTCAAAGCC CACAATGCGGCTGTCTTCAAGCATTTACTATCCGAAGTATCGTATTGGCGCCTTTGGGACATTCCCTTTGAATATGGCAAACAG GGCATGCCCAGAAGATTATGGTGTCATGGGTTTAAGATATGGTTCAGAGAATCTATCAATTGGGGCCTCCTTCGTCCCATTTCCTT CGCCTGGTGAGGTACCCTATGGTGCATGGTTGGTTGGGAGAAAAGGGAATTTAAGTGCAGGCGTACAATACAAACCAATAG GTGGAAGCAAGCATCCTATGCCTTTTACTGACTTGATGAACTGGAATTGTGCAATCGGTTATGGTGTAGGCTCAAGTAGCCCACTCAGCCCTTCATTTAATTTTGCACTAGAGCTTGTTAGAAGTTCGCAG CTGGTTGCATCGTTCTATCAACACCATATTTCTGCAAAG GTACTAAATTATCGGGGTGGAGATGAAACTTTGAACTACATTGATCTTGGACTTGAGCTAGCCACAAG GGTGGATAAAGACAAACCAACAGATGATGCTGGCAATTCATCGTTTCAGGTAGCTGCAAGTTGGCAGCTTCATACAGATTTACTTGTAAAG GGGAAATTAGGCCCTTCGAAATCTTCTGCAGCATTGGCGTGTAAGTTTCCACCCTTCTTTACATGTAGTATCACAG TTGAAAATGATCATTCGAAAGGTACAAGATCGTATGGGTTGGGAATTCGTGTTGAGGATTTCAGAGAAGCCAG ATACCAAACACTTAATCGAGAGTGTACGGTCTTGAAACAACATGAGATAGACGTTGATGGGAAGAAGCGCACCCTCGAGTTTGACTTTGGTCCAGGCAACTATGACAATTTACCAACGGAGTTGAAACCTATTGACAAAGTATTGTAA